A single genomic interval of Anopheles marshallii chromosome 2, idAnoMarsDA_429_01, whole genome shotgun sequence harbors:
- the LOC128709279 gene encoding uncharacterized protein LOC128709279, whose translation MEQNNKPYEGLKCENCCYWFSKMYLFKQHYRRYHSTLGLLIDLPALPFLEEMVMQNQLQDELWFGMLHLSIMKPILMRIFEAEGHSAMRIATTHDIQQQERKLAAKAVHGPASIPVLYDIYSELSADGTQSFYAVPKKNQDPVNQYGQIPPKVCFPPDLESVVPTIDEDMSLLADILLFNQNLSNPMCDSLIEFMNTL comes from the exons atggagcaaaataaCAAACCGTACGAAGGACTGAAATGCGAAAATTGTTGCTATTGGTTTAGTAAAATGTACCTATTTAAACAACACTACCGTAGGTATCATAGTACGCTCGGGCTGCTGATTGATTTACCGGCACTGCCGTTTTTGGAGGAAATGGTAATGCAGAACCAACTTCAAGACGAGCTGTGGTTCGGTATGCTACATCTTTCAATAATGAAGCCTATACTGATGCGAATTTTCGAAGCGGAGGGACACTCGGCAATGCGAATCGCGACCACACATGACATCCAGCAGCAGGAACGCAAACTCGCGGCCAAAGCCGTGCACGGTCCGGCCAGCATACCCGTGCTTTATGATATCTATTCGGAGCTTAGTGCAGACGGTACTCAAAGCTTTTACGCGGTGCCGAAGAAAAATCAGGATCCCGTGAACCAATATGGGCAGATTCCTCCAAAAGTTTG TTTTCCACCCGACTTAGAATCGGTTGTTCCGACAATAGACGAAGATATGAGTCTTTTGGctgatattttattatttaaccaAAATCTATCGAATCCAATGTGTGACTCGTTGATCGAATTCATGAATACTCTTTAA